In a single window of the Metopolophium dirhodum isolate CAU chromosome 2, ASM1992520v1, whole genome shotgun sequence genome:
- the LOC132939674 gene encoding 26S proteasome complex subunit SEM1 produces the protein MVYSTEPKSDGDKQKNTLDIGLLEEDDEFEEFPVEEWTSQDEEDKEANVWEDNWDDDNVEDDFSVQLRAEFEKQNIPATF, from the exons ATGGTTTATTCTACCGAACCTAAATCCGACGGTGATAAGCAAAAGAACACTTTGGACATCGGTCTGTTGGAAGAAGACGATGAATTCGAAGAGTTCCCAGTGGAAG agtgGACTAGCCAAGATGAAGAAGATAAAGAGGCTAATGTTTGGGAAGATAATTGGGACGATGACAATGTCGAGGATGATTTCAGTGTTCAATTGAG AGCTGAATTCGAAAAGCAAAATATTCCTGCTACCTTTTAA
- the LOC132939670 gene encoding leucine-rich repeat protein soc-2 homolog — protein MMKSSEVDVVKMIDANKMRKEKKLSVSSISSSPASDLKPRVVTVKQHDSKKLYTPTAKKENTKKIVQDATKEIQNCNDSSEWRLDLSKSGLTKVPITIRDATQLTELYLYGNKLITLPSEIGCLTNLQTLALSENSLTCLPESLANLTSLKVLDLRHNKLTEVPDVVYKLDTLTTLFLRFNRIRTVSDDISKLVNLVMLSLRENKIKELSSGIGKLDKVVTFDVSHNHLEHLPEEIGNCIQLSTLDLQHNELVDIPETIGNLTLLTRLGLRYNRLKNLPNSLSNCNRMDEFNVEGNMLSCLPDGLLVNLKEMNIITLARNSFTAYPTGGPAQFIAVDSINFEHNKIDKIPYGIFSKANYLTKLNMKDNALTSLPLDVGSWTNMVELNVATNMITKLPDDIQYLQSLEVLILSNNLLKRLPVTIGNLQKLRVLDLEENKLETLPQEIGYLRELQKLILQSNQLLSLPRAIGHLTNLAYLSVGENKLSTLPEEIGTLENLEALYINDNQSLHHLPFELALCSKLQLLGIENCPLSQLGDAVKGGPSLVMTYLKVNGPYRTL, from the coding sequence ATGATGAAGTCCAGTGAAGTAGACGTGGTCAAGATGATTGATGCCAATAAAATGCGAAAGGAAAAAAAGTTGTCGGTAAGTTCTATTAGTAGTAGTCCGGCATCGGACTTAAAACCTCGGGTGGTGACTGTCAAGCAGCACGATTCAAAAAAACTTTACACGCCGACTGCTAAAaaggaaaatacaaaaaaaattgttcaagatGCAACAAAGGAAATTCAGAACTGCAATGATAGTTCTGAATGGCGCCTAGATTTGAGTAAATCCGGTTTGACTAAAGTGCCAATAACCATTAGAGATGCCACACAATTGACTGAATTGTATTTGTATGGTAATAAATTGATCACTTTACCATCAGAAATCGGGTGTCTGACTAACTTGCAGACACTAGCACTCAGTGAAAACTCTCTGACCTGCCTACCGGAATCGCTAGCTAATCTTACTAGTCTTAAAGTCTTAGACCTAAGGCACAACAAACTTACTGAAGTGCCAGATGTTGTCTATAAACTTGATACGCTAACTACACTGTTTTTGCGTTTCAATCGTATACGTACAGTGAGTGATGACATTAGTAAATTAGTCAACTTAGTCATGCTCAGTTTACGAGAGAATAAAATCAAAGAACTTTCATCTGGTATCGGTAAATTGGACAAAGTAGTTACATTTGATGTGTCACATAATCATTTGGAACATTTGCCAGAAGAGATTggaaattgtatacaattgtcTACACTAGATCTTCAACATAATGAACTTGTCGACATTCCTGAGACCATTGGAAATCTTACACTTCTAACACGTTTAGGGTTACGATATAACAGATTGAAAAATTTACCGAATTCATTGAGTAATTGTAATCGAATGGATGAATTTAATGTAGAAGGTAACATGCTAAGTTGTTTGCCTGATGGCCTACTAGTTAACTTAAAAGAAATGAACATTATAACACTAGCTAGAAATAGTTTCACAGCATATCCTACTGGAGGGCCTGCACAATTTATTGCTGTAGActcaattaattttgaacataacaaaattgataaaataccCTATGGAATATTTTCCAAAGCTAATTACCTAACAAAACTTAATATGAAAGATAATGCCTTGACATCACTGCCATTAGATGTTGGTTCTTGGACCAATATGGTTGAGCTGAATGTTGCAACAAACATGATTACCAAATTGCCCGATGACATACAATATCTACAATCCCTGGAGGTGTTGATCTTATCCAACAATCTACTGAAAAGACTGCCAGTTACCATAGGAAATCTTCAAAAACTCAGAGTGCTTGATCTTGAAGAAAACAAACTAGAAACATTACCTCAGGAAATTGGTTATTTGCGAGAgctgcaaaaattaattttacagtcCAACCAATTGCTATCATTACCACGGGCGATTGGTCATCTCACAAATCTGGCATACCTTAGTGTTGGTGAAAATAAGCTTAGTACATTGCCAGAAGAAATCGGTACACTGGAAAATTTGGAGGCACTTTACATTAATGACAACCAGAGTCTTCATCATTTGCCATTCGAACTTGCGTTATGTTCTAAGTTGCAGTTGTTGGGAATAGAAAATTGTCCATTGAGTCAACTTGGCGATGCAGTCAAAGGCGGTCCATCTTTAGTAATGACTTATCTCAAGGTAAATGGCCCATACCGTACTCTATGA